The Burkholderia ambifaria AMMD genome includes a region encoding these proteins:
- a CDS encoding helix-turn-helix domain-containing protein codes for MAVPFHDPIDGAISRAARVARPVSPAIGDVLRTIDASFAQPLNLDTLAAVAGLSVSRFTARFRSETGLSPHRYLCLVRVLRAQDLLRAGLAPSVVATDVGFFDQSHLCRHFRRVLGITPGDYVVARPGRPPARTSPTRTRAERSDVSCHVA; via the coding sequence ATGGCTGTTCCGTTCCACGATCCGATCGACGGCGCGATTTCCCGCGCAGCGCGTGTCGCGCGGCCCGTGTCGCCCGCGATCGGCGACGTACTGCGCACGATCGACGCGTCGTTCGCGCAGCCGCTGAACCTCGACACGCTCGCGGCGGTGGCCGGGTTGAGCGTGTCGCGTTTCACCGCGCGTTTTCGCAGCGAAACCGGGTTGTCGCCGCACCGGTATCTGTGTCTCGTGCGGGTGCTGCGGGCGCAGGACCTGTTGCGCGCCGGTCTCGCGCCGTCGGTCGTCGCGACCGACGTCGGCTTCTTCGATCAGAGCCACCTGTGCCGGCATTTCCGGCGGGTGCTCGGGATCACGCCGGGTGATTACGTGGTGGCGCGGCCGGGTAGGCCGCCGGCGCGAACTTCGCCGACGCGCACACGCGCCGAACGCAGCGACGTGTCGTGTCACGTCGCGTAG